A DNA window from Zingiber officinale cultivar Zhangliang chromosome 3A, Zo_v1.1, whole genome shotgun sequence contains the following coding sequences:
- the LOC122051702 gene encoding probable galacturonosyltransferase 13, with product MQIRFSPSMRSITISSSNGFLDLMKVKVAARHFSYRTLFHTILILAFLLPFVFILTAVVTLEGVNKCSSLDCLGRRLGPKFLGRGGDGSEKLVKDIYKLIEQVNSEEISAGLKLPESFSEFLSDMKNSQDDAKTFATRLKATMESMDRELKRSKLAEQLHKHYAATSIPKGLHCLSLRLADEYSSNAQARKQLPPPELLPLLADNAYHHFVVATDNILAASVVVNSVVASSLNPERVVFHVITDKKTYPGMHSWFALNTLPFAIVEVRGVHQFGWLTRENVPVLEAIENHNGVRNHYHGNHIVGADDTDTPRVFASKLQARSPKYISLLNHLRIYLAELFPNLNKVVFLDDDVVVQHDLSPLWEIDLSGKVNGAVLTCKGEDSWVMGKRFRTYFNFSHPLIANKLDPDECAWAYGMNIFDLNAWRKTNIRETYHFWVKENLKSNLTLWKLGTLPPALIAFRGHVHPIESSWHLLGLGYQEKTDLDSVKTAAVIHYNGQCKPWLEIGYKHLQPFWTRHVNYSNEFIRNCHILEPSITLR from the exons ATGCAGATTAGGTTTTCGCCTAGCATGAGAAGCATAACGATATCGAGCAGCAATGGGTTTCTGGACTTGATGAAGGTGAAGGTCGCGGCCCGTCACTTCTCCTACCGGACCCTCTTCCACACCATTCTCATCCTCGCCTTTCTGCTACCTTTCGTCTTCATTCTCACCGCCGTCGTCACCCTCGAGGGCGTAAACAAGTGCTCCTCCTTGG ATTGTTTGGGAAGACGACTAGGTCCAAAGTTTCTTGGTCGGGGTGGTGATGGTTCCGAG AAACTTGTTAAAGATATATACAAGTTAATTGAACAAGTAAACTCTGAGGAAATTTCAGCTGGCTTAAAATTGCCAGAATCTTTCAGTGAGTTTCTTTCGGACATGAAGAATAGCCAGGATGATGCCAAGACATTTGCTACAAGGTTGAAGGCGACG ATGGAAAGCATGGACAGGGAGTTGAAAAGATCTAAACTAGCAGAGCAACTGCATAAACACTATGCAGCAACGTCTATTCCGAAAGGCTTACATTGTCTCTCATTACGACTTGCTGATGAGTATTCATCCAATGCACAAGCACGTAAACAGTTGCCACCACCTGAGCTGCTACCATTGCTTGCTGATAACGCTTACCATCATTTTGTTGTAGCCACCGATAACATTCTTGCAGCCTCTGTAGTGGTCAACTCAGTTGTTGCATCTTCACTAAATCCAGAAAGAGTAGTCTTTCATGTCATAACTGACAAGAAGACCTATCCTGGAATGCATTCATGGTTTGCATTGAATACTCTCCCCTTTGCTATTGTTGAGGTGAGAGGTGTTCACCAGTTTGGCTGGTTAACAAGAGAAAATGTACCTGTTCTTGAAGCTATTGAAAATCACAATGGTGTCAGAAATCACTATCATGGGAATCATATCGTGGGAGCCGATGATACTGATACTCCTAGGGTTTTTGCATCTAAATTGCAAGCTAGAAGTCCTAAATATATTTCTTTGCTCAACCATCTGCGCATCTACCTGGCTGAG TTGTTCCCCAACCTCAACAAGGTGGTGTTTCTAGATGACGATGTTGTTGTTCAGCATGACTTGTCACCATTATGGGAAATTGATCTTTCTGGGAAAGTAAATGGTGCTGTCCTAACTTGCAAAGGTGAAGATTCATGGGTGATGGGTAAAAGGTTCAGGACATATTTCAACTTCTCGCATCCCCTCATTGCCAATAAATTGGATCCTGATGAATGTGCTTGGGCATATGGGATGAATATTTTTGACTTGAATGCCTGGAGGAAGACTAATATACGGGAAACATACCATTTTTGGGTAAAGGAG AATTTGAAGTCAAATCTGACACTATGGAAGCTGGGAACGTTGCCACCGGCTCTAATTGCATTCAGAGGTCATGTACATCCTATTGAATCATCCTGGCATTTGTTAGGTCTGGGCTATCAGGAAAAGACTGACCTTGACAGCGTGAAGACGGCCGCTGTGATCCACTACAATGGGCAGTGCAAGCCCTGGCTGGAGATCGGATATAAGCATTTGCAGCCCTTTTGGACGCGGCATGTAAACTATTCCAATGAGTTCATAAGGAATTGTCATATCTTGGAGCCCTCAATAACGCTTAGATAA
- the LOC122051703 gene encoding heparanase-like protein 1, producing MKSRFLLLPLFLHFIIQATSQEHSDVTIVVKGSALVAETSDSFVCATLDWWPREKCNYDQCPWGESSVLNLDLTHPFLAKSVGAFSPLRIRIGGSLQDQVVYGFPNPGSRCLPFSKMIGGLFGFSKGCLSMARWDELNHLFQKAGAVITFGLNALYGRHRAQGDKWAGAWNSSNAQELIKYSISKGYNVDSWEFGNELSGQGIGASVSVEQYAKDLIELKAIMKESYKYKGSVAKLVAPGGFFDQQWYAQLLRDSGSGTIDAMTHHIYNLGAGNDSHIQVKIMDPQYLSREADTFRILQLTIERNGPWSSAWVGEAGGAFNSGNRFVSNKFLNSFWYLDQLGMASKYNTKVYCRQTLIGGNYGLLDLNTFVPNPDYYSALLWHRLMGKGVLSIDVGGSSYLRAYAHCTKGKEGISVLLINLSKFTRFSVSALNVLHVEDDDDDDSDSDSIKASVEFGNREEYHLTAKDGNHLSQTVLLNGTPLELTEEGGIPPLNPVNAIAKSPIDVAPLSIAFVVFPNLDAKACLR from the exons ATGAAGTCTCGGTTCCTTTTGTTGCCTCTGTTCCTCCATTTCATCATTCAAGCTACATCTCAAGAACACTCCGATGTGACGATCGTAGTGAAGGGATCTGCTCTAGTGGCCGAAACCAGTGATAGTTTTGTTTGCGCAACTCTCGATTGGTGGCCTCGCGAGAAGTGTAACTATGATCAGTGTCCATGGGGAGAATCTTCAGTCCTGAACCTG GACTTGACTCATCCCTTTCTTGCAAAATCCGTTGGAG CTTTTAGTCCATTGCGGATACGAATTGGAGGTTCATTGCAAGATCAAGTTGTGTATGGCTTTCCGAATCCGGGGAGTCGATGTCTTCCCTTTTCGAAGATGATTGGTGGTCTCTTTGGTTTTTCTAAAGGATGTTTGAGCATGGCAAGGTGGGATGAGCTAAACCATCTATTTCAGAAGGCAGG AGCTGTTATCACATTTGGTCTAAATGCACTATACGGGAGGCACCGCGCGCAAGGCGATAAGTGGGCAGGAGCTTGGAACTCTAGCAATGCTCAAGAGCTCATTAAGTACTCCATATCGAAAGGATACAATGTTGATTCATGGGAATTCG GCAATGAGTTGAGCGGGCAAGGTATCGGTGCGAGTGTCAGTGTTGAGCAATATGCCAAAGATTTGATCGAGCTCAAAGCTATCATGAAAGAGTCGTACAAATACAAAGGTTCGGTGGCAAAATTGGTCGCTCCCGGAGGTTTCTTTGATCAGCAATGGTATGCTCAGCTCCTGCGGGACTCTGGTTCAGGCACGATCGATGCCATGACACATCATATTTACAATCTAGGTGCAG GTAATGATTCTCACATACAAGTAAAGATTATGGATCCACAGTACCTGAGTAGGGAAGCGGACACATTCAGAATTCTTCAACTCACTATCGAGAGGAATGGACCGTGGTCCTCTGCTTGGGTCGGCGAAGCTGGAGGTGCATTCAACAGTGGCAATCGGTTCGTGTCCAATAAATTTCTCAACAGCTTCTG GTACTTGGATCAACTTGGCATGGCATCGAAGTACAACACCAAGGTTTATTGCAGACAGACGTTGATAGGAGGGAACTATGGTCTCCTCGATTTGAATACTTTCGTTCCAAATCCTGATTACTATAG TGCCCTACTATGGCATCGACTAATGGGGAAAGGAGTGCTTTCTATCGATGTCGGTGGTTCGTCATACTTGAGAGCCTATGCCCATTGCACGAAAGGAAAAGAAGGCATCTCTGTGCTGCTGATTAATCTAAGCAAATTCACCAGGTTCAGTGTGAGTGCCCTCAATGTTCTCCATgtcgaagacgacgacgacgacgactccGACTCCGACTCCATCAAAGCATCAGTGGAGTTTGGAAACAGAGAAGAGTATCATCTCACAGCAAAAGATGGCAACCATTTGAGCCAAACTGTGTTGTTGAATGGCACTCCATTGGAGCTTACTGAAGAGGGAGGCATTCCACCTCTGAATCCTGTGAATGCTATTGCTAAATCGCCTATTGATGTGGCTCCCTTGTCCATTGCCTTTGTTGTCTTCCCCAACTTGGATGCAAAAGCTTGCTTGAGATAA